The Pseudarthrobacter defluvii DNA window GGACGGACTGGCCGACCCCGCCGGTTACCTGCGCTGGCTCAAGGACCTCAGCGGCGGCGCGTACGTCCTGGTGGAAAAGATCCTCGAGCCGGGCGAGGTGCTGCCGCAGGACTTTGCCTGCGAAGGCACCACCGGCTACGACGCACTGGCTGACGTGGACCGGGTGTTCGTTGACACATCCGGCCAGCAGGCCCTGGACGCGCTGGATGCTTCGCTCCGGGGAGCGTCTCAGCCCGCCGACTACGCCGAGATGATCCGCGGCACCAAGCGCATGATCGCCGACGGCATCCTGCGCTCCGAGGTGCTGCGGCTGGCCCGGCTGGTTCCGGAGTCCCACGGGCTCAGTGTTGACCAGGCGGCGGATGCCATTGCGGAGATCATCGCATCCTTCCCGGTGTACCGGTCCTACCTGCCGGTCGGCGCCGACGTCCTCAAGGAAGCCTGCGAATCCGCTGCCGCGCACCGGCCGGATCTGGAAGTGGCCGTGGGAACCCTCCTTCCGCTGCTCTTGGATCCCGCCAATCCCATTGCCATCCGGTTCCAGCAGACCTCCGGCATGGTCATGGCCAAGGGCGTGGAGGACACCGCGTTCTACCGCTACACCCGGCTGGGCACCCTGACCGAAGTGGGCGCCGAACCCACTGAGTTCGCCGTGGCACCGGACGAGTTCCACCAGCGGATGGCGCGGCGGCAGCAGGAACTGCCACTGTCAATGACCACCCTGTCCACGCACGACACCAAGCGCAGCGAGGATGCCCGGGCCCGGATCTCGGTGATCGCCGAGCTGCCGCAGGAGTGGGCGGACACGTTGGCGGCGCTGCGTGAACTTGCCCCGATCCCGGACGGTCCGTACGAGAACCTGCTGTGGCAGGCCATCGTCGGGGCCTGGCCTGCGAGCCGGGAACGGCTGCAGGGCTACGCCGAAAAGGCGGCCCGGGAGGCCGGCAACTCTACCAAGTGGACTGACCCCAACGAGGACTTCGAATCCAAAGTGAAGGCCGCCGTCGATGCAGTGTTCGACGACGACAAGGTCGCCAAGATGGTCACGGACTTCGTGGCCCGCATCGACGCCTTCTCGGTTGCCAACTCGGTCTCCGCCAAGCTGGTCCAGCTGACCATGCCCGGGGTGCCGGACGTCTACCAGGGCAGCGAGTTCTGGGAACGTTCGCTCACTGACCCGGACAACCGGCGGCCCGTGGACTTCGGTGCCCGGCAGGAGGAGCTGGCAAAGCTCGACGGCGGCGCGTTGCCGGACGCGGGCACCGAGGCCAGCAAGCTCCTGGTCACCTCGCGGGCGCTGCGCCTGCGCCGGGACCGGCCGGAGCTCTTCGATGGTTACGCTCCGGTGACCGCCACCGGTGCCGCCGCAGAGCACCTGCTCGCGTTCACCCGCGGAACCGAGGCTTCCTCCGGTGCCCTGACGCTGGCCACCCGGCTCCCCGCCGGACTGGAAGCCGGGGGCGGATGGCGCGACACCGCCGTCGAGCTTCCCACTGCCATGCGCGACGAACTCACCGGGGCCAGCTACGGGCCCGGCCAGGTTTCGGTGGCAGAGGTCCTGGGTACCTACCCGGTGGCCCTGCTGGTACCTGTGGATGGAGAAAAGGCATGACCCTGGTCAACGTTGGACCCGAACGTTTCGATGTGTGGGCGCCGGACGTTTCATCGGTTGTGCTGCTGGCCAACGGCCGGCAGCACCCCATGCGGAAGAAGGAAACGGCGCCCGGTTCCGAGGGGTGGTGGACCGCCCCCGACGCTCCTGCAGACGGCGACGTGGACTACGGCTACCTGCTGGACGGGGACACTACCCCCATCCCGGACCCCCGCTCCCGCCGGCTCCCCAACGGCGTGCATGAGCAGTCCCGTACGTACGACCCTTCCGCCTACGCGTGGCAGGACTCCGGATGGCGTGGCAAGGAGCTGCAGGGAGCCGTCATCTACGAGCTCCATGTGGGAACCTTCACGCCCGAAGGAACCCTGGATGCGGCGGCGGAGAAGCTGGGCTACCTGGTGGACCTGGGCATCGACTTCATCGAACTGCTGCCGGTCAACGGCTTCAACGGAACCCACAACTGGGGCTACGACGGCGTTCAGTGGTACACCGTCCATGAAGGTTACGGCGGGCCTGCTGCATACCAGCGGTTTGTCGACGCCGCCCACGCTGCCGGGCTGGGCGTTATCCAGGACGTGGTGTATAACCACCTCGGTCCCAGCGGCAACTACCTCCCCAAGTTCGGCCCCTACCTTAAGCAGGGCGACGCCAACACTTGGGGAGACTCCGTGAACCTGGACGGGCCCGGCTCCGACGTGGTCCGCGGATACATCCTGGACAACCTCGCGCTGTGGCTCCGGGACTACCACGTGGACGGGCTCCGGCTCGACGCCGTGCACGCTCTGCGGGATGAACGGGCCGTGCACATCCTCGAGGAGTTTGGCGCCCTGGGCGACGCGATTTCCGCTGAGACCGGGCTGCCCAAAACACTCATTGCGGAATCGGACCTCAACAACCCGCGCTTGATCTACCCGCGCGACGCCAACGGGTACGGCCTGGCCGGGCAGTGGAGCGACGACTTCCACCACGCGGTGCACGTCAGCGTCAGCGGCGAAACCACCGGGTACTACTCGGACTTCGAGTCCCTGGCCGTGCTGGCGAAGGTGCTGAAGGACGGGTTCCTGCACGACGGCAGCTACTCCAGCTTCCGCGGCCGGCACCACGGACGCCCCATCAACGCCTCGCTGGCGCACCCGGCGGCATTGGTGGTCTGCAACCAGAACCACGACCAGATCGGCAACCGGGCCACGGGGGACAGGCTCTCGCAGTCCCTGTCCTACGGCCAGCTCGCCGCGGCCGCGGTTCTTACGCTGACCTCGCCGTTCACGCCCATGCTGTTCATGGGCGAGGAATACGGTGCCACCACGCCTTGGCAGTTCTTCACGTCCCACCCCGAACCGGAGCTCGGCAAGGCCACCGCGGAAGGGCGCATCAAGGAATTCGAACGCATGGGGTGGGATCCCGCCGTCGTGCCTGACCCGCAGGACCCGGAGACCTTCCGCCGGTCCAAGCTGGACTGGTCCGAGGCTGCCACGGGCGACCACGCGCGGCTCCTGGAGCTGTACCGGTCGCTGACGGCGCTGCGCCGCTCACATCCGGAGTTGGCGGGCCTGGGCTTCGGTGAGACGGAGGTTTCGTACGACGAGGACGCGGGCTGGCTGCGCTTCCGGCGCGGCTCCGTTGAGGTGCTGCTGAACCTCTCCGACGCCAAGGTCCGGCTGGAGGGCGCGTCCGGCGACCTCCTCCTGGCCACCGACGAGGGAAGCACCCTTGACGGCGGGTCCCTTGCCCTGGCGCCCTGGAGTGCGGCCATCCTCAAATCCTGAATCCGAAGTTACGCCGGGGGCATGGTGTCCCCGGCGTAACTTTTCTTCTTAGCGCTAACACCGCCCGTGTTGCGCGCGTCACAACTGGCAGGATGGAACCTATGACCTACATTGCAGCGGACAACCGCTACGAATCCATGCCCTACCGCCGGGTGGGCCGCAGCGGCCTCAAGCTCCCGGCCATCTCCCTGGGCCTGTGGCACAACTTCGGCGACGACAAGCGCTTCGAGGAACAGCGTGACATCCTCCGCCGGGCCTTCGACCTTGGGGTGAACCACTTCGACCTGGCCAACAACTACGGCCCGCCGGACGGGTCCGCGGAAACAAACTTCGGCCGCCACCTGCGGGACGACTTCAAGCCCTACCGTGACGAGCTTGTCATCTCCACCAAGGCCGGCTACTACATGTGGCCCGGCCCGTACGGTGAATGGGGTTCCCGCAAGTACCTGATCTCCAGCCTGGACCAGTCGCTGCAGCGCATGGGACTGGACTACGTGGACATCTTCTACAGCCACCGGCCGGATCCGGAAACGCCTATGGAGGAAACCATGGGCGCCCTGGACTACGCCGTGCGATCCGGCAAGGCACTCTACGCAGGCATCTCCTCCTACACGCCGGAGCAAACCCTTGAGGCAGCACGCATCCTCAAGGAACTCGGGACGCCGCTGCTGATCCACCAGCCCAGCTACTCCATGCTCAACCGCTGGACCGAGGACGGATCACCCAACCTGTACGAGGTGCTGGACCAGGTGGGTGCCGGATCCATCGCCTTCTCGCCGCTGGCGCAGGGAATGCTCACGGACCGCTACCTCCACGGCATCCCCGCCGACTCGCGTGCAGCCAAGGCCCGGTTCCTCTCCGAGGAATCCATCACCGAGGAAAAGCTGGACCGGGTGCGCGGGCTCCGCAAGATCGCCGAAGGCCGCGGTCAGTCGCTGGCCCAGATGGCCATCGCCTGGATCCTGCGGGACCAGCCCAAGGGATCGCCCGTCACGTCTGCCTTGATTGGTGCCTCAAGTGTCCGGCAGCTGGAGGACAGCCTGTCTGCCATCAACAACCTCAGCTTCTCCGATGACGAGCTGACCGCCATCGACGAATTTGCAGTGGAATCCGACACCAACCTCTGGAAGCAGAAGGTCTGACCGAGGTTTTCTTTACGGAGCGGGGCCGGGCGTGACAACTCCCGGCCCCGCTCCTTGGGTAGTATGAAAAGGCGCCGTGCGGCGCCAAGCCAGCCGGTCGCCGTCGTCCGTTCCTCGGAGGCAAACCAGGCCGGCTGACGTTTGTCCCCAAAGGAGTTCTGTGTCTTCACATCCCATTCGTGTTGCAATCGTTGGCGTGGGCAACTGCGCCGCCTCGCTGGTGCAGGGCGTCCAGTACTACAAGGACGCCGATCCGGCGGATACCGTTCCGGGCCTGATGCATGTTGAGTTTGGGCCGTATCACGTGGGTGATGTTGAGTTCGTCGCCGCGTTTGATGTGGATGGCAAAAAGGTCGGCGTTGACCTTTCCGACGCGATCCTGGCCAGCGAGAACAACACCATCAAGATTGCCGACGTTCCGCCCACCGGTGTCACGGTCCAGCGCGGCCACACCCTGGACGGCCTGGGCAAGTACTACCTCGAGACCATCGAGGAATCCACCGAAGAGCCCGTGGACGTGGTGCAGGCACTGAAGGACGCCAAAGTTGACGTCCTGGTCTGCTACCTGCCCGTCGGTTCCCAGGCTGCTGCAGAGTTCTACGCGCAGGCAGCCATCGACGCCGGCGTTGCCTTCGTCAACGCCCTTCCCGTGTTCATCGCCGGAACCAAGGAATGGGCGGACAAGTTCACCGCCGCCGGCGTTCCCATCGTGGGCGACGACATCAAGAGCCAGATCGGCGCCACCATCACCCACCGCGTCATGGCCAAGCTGTTCGAGGACCGCGGCGTGACCCTCGACCGGACGTACCAGCTGAATGTTGGCGGCAACATGGACTTCAAGAACATGCTGGAGCGTGACCGGCTGGAGTCCAAGAAGATCTCCAAGACCCAGGCCGTGACCTCCAACGTCGAGGCCGAGCTGGCCGCCAAGGACGTGCACATCGGCCCGTCCGACTACGTGCAGTGGCTCGATGACCGCAAGTGGGCGTTCGTCCGCCTGGAGGGCCGGAACTTCGGCGACGCACCCGTGTCGCTGGAGTACAAGCTGGAGGTCTGGGATTCCCCGAACTCCGCCGGCGTGATCATCGATGCGATCCGTGCGGCGAAGATCGGCCTGGACCGCGGCATCGGCGGCCCGCTGCTGTCCGCGTCGAGCTACTTCATGAAGTCCCCGCCCGAGCAGTTCAATGACGACCTCGCCCGCGAAAAGGTCGAAGCCTTCATCCGTGGAGACGTGGAGCGCTAAACCCCGCTTCATCCTTTGTTGCTCTATCAGTTTTGGTCCCTAACCGGGAGGTTTAGGGACCAAGACTGATAGAGCAACTGGCGTTTAAGACTCCCGCAGCGCTGCGCGGACCAAACCGGCGGCCCGCCGGAAGTCGTTCGCAAGATCATCAGCGTTGAATTTGAAGTAATGCCAGCCGGCGGTGTGGAAGCATGCGTCGCGGCGGTTGTCGCGGGACTGCTGTTCGCGTGTTAGGTGATGGGCGCCGTCGTACTGTATGCCGATCCTGCGCCGCCTGTAGCCGAGGTCGGCAGCAGGCGAGTATGGATCATCGGCAACAACCCGAACCTGCAGCTCAGGCTCCGGCAATCCGGCGTCAACCAGAGCAAGACGCAGAAAGGTTTCGGGTGCGGAATCCGCACCTACGCGGATCAGTTCGACGGCGGCGCGGGCCTTCACAATGCCCTGCATCTTTGGGTGCCGCCTCAGCATCTCCCGCAATTCTTGAATCGTGGCCCAAGGCTTGGCGCGAAGCTCAAGTCCGTCGTGCGGCAGTCGGACCAGTTGGTCGCCAACCGCCACCGCATGTTCGATGGGAAGCAGGCGGCAGAGGTCCAGCCATGTCCGTGCGGGCGTCGAGATACGAATGCCCTCCCAATCCATAGTCTCGTCCTGATAGGCCAGCACGGTGTGCCCTACGACGCCGACCCTCCGGACCTGCGGCAGTGCCCGGGGTTTACTGAGATGAAGGTCCCGGCAGTCCTGGAGCCACGGGGGGAGCCAGAGTCCCAACAATATTGCGGCCGTTACGTGGGATATCCACGCGCTCGGAGTCGCCGCGCAGAGGGCCCGTGCCATTGCGGGAAGCTCGAACTCCCACCCTGCCGGCAGATACAGGAGGCGTCCGGACGAAGCCAGGTCGGACGCACGTAATCGACCCCGGCTGAGGCTCGCCGCCCGCGCTTCCGCGACTGTAAAGGGAATGCTTTCGAGGTGGGCCGGCAGCGGCGAAACAGGACGCATGGAGACCATTGTTTACCGGAAGCCGGCCACCCCGCAGAACTTATCCACACCTCTCGTTGCTCTATCAGATGTGGTTCCCAAACCAGGGCTTTAGGGACCAGATCTGATAGAGCAACGCGTTGG harbors:
- the treY gene encoding malto-oligosyltrehalose synthase, translating into MRTPVSTYRLQIRSSFTLFDAAKQVPYLKDLGVDWVYLSPILTAEKGSDHGYDVTDPSSVDPDRGGPEGLLALSKAAREHGMGVLVDIVPNHVGVATPVQNPWWWSLLKEGRESPYAEAFDVDWDLGGGKVRLPMLGSDDDLDKLEVKDGELRYYDHRFPLAEGTYSDGDSAQDVHSRQHYQLMDWRRADAELNYRRFFAVTTLAGIRVEVPSVFQEAHAEVGRWFTEGLVDGLRVDHPDGLADPAGYLRWLKDLSGGAYVLVEKILEPGEVLPQDFACEGTTGYDALADVDRVFVDTSGQQALDALDASLRGASQPADYAEMIRGTKRMIADGILRSEVLRLARLVPESHGLSVDQAADAIAEIIASFPVYRSYLPVGADVLKEACESAAAHRPDLEVAVGTLLPLLLDPANPIAIRFQQTSGMVMAKGVEDTAFYRYTRLGTLTEVGAEPTEFAVAPDEFHQRMARRQQELPLSMTTLSTHDTKRSEDARARISVIAELPQEWADTLAALRELAPIPDGPYENLLWQAIVGAWPASRERLQGYAEKAAREAGNSTKWTDPNEDFESKVKAAVDAVFDDDKVAKMVTDFVARIDAFSVANSVSAKLVQLTMPGVPDVYQGSEFWERSLTDPDNRRPVDFGARQEELAKLDGGALPDAGTEASKLLVTSRALRLRRDRPELFDGYAPVTATGAAAEHLLAFTRGTEASSGALTLATRLPAGLEAGGGWRDTAVELPTAMRDELTGASYGPGQVSVAEVLGTYPVALLVPVDGEKA
- the treZ gene encoding malto-oligosyltrehalose trehalohydrolase; this translates as MTLVNVGPERFDVWAPDVSSVVLLANGRQHPMRKKETAPGSEGWWTAPDAPADGDVDYGYLLDGDTTPIPDPRSRRLPNGVHEQSRTYDPSAYAWQDSGWRGKELQGAVIYELHVGTFTPEGTLDAAAEKLGYLVDLGIDFIELLPVNGFNGTHNWGYDGVQWYTVHEGYGGPAAYQRFVDAAHAAGLGVIQDVVYNHLGPSGNYLPKFGPYLKQGDANTWGDSVNLDGPGSDVVRGYILDNLALWLRDYHVDGLRLDAVHALRDERAVHILEEFGALGDAISAETGLPKTLIAESDLNNPRLIYPRDANGYGLAGQWSDDFHHAVHVSVSGETTGYYSDFESLAVLAKVLKDGFLHDGSYSSFRGRHHGRPINASLAHPAALVVCNQNHDQIGNRATGDRLSQSLSYGQLAAAAVLTLTSPFTPMLFMGEEYGATTPWQFFTSHPEPELGKATAEGRIKEFERMGWDPAVVPDPQDPETFRRSKLDWSEAATGDHARLLELYRSLTALRRSHPELAGLGFGETEVSYDEDAGWLRFRRGSVEVLLNLSDAKVRLEGASGDLLLATDEGSTLDGGSLALAPWSAAILKS
- the mgrA gene encoding L-glyceraldehyde 3-phosphate reductase gives rise to the protein MTYIAADNRYESMPYRRVGRSGLKLPAISLGLWHNFGDDKRFEEQRDILRRAFDLGVNHFDLANNYGPPDGSAETNFGRHLRDDFKPYRDELVISTKAGYYMWPGPYGEWGSRKYLISSLDQSLQRMGLDYVDIFYSHRPDPETPMEETMGALDYAVRSGKALYAGISSYTPEQTLEAARILKELGTPLLIHQPSYSMLNRWTEDGSPNLYEVLDQVGAGSIAFSPLAQGMLTDRYLHGIPADSRAAKARFLSEESITEEKLDRVRGLRKIAEGRGQSLAQMAIAWILRDQPKGSPVTSALIGASSVRQLEDSLSAINNLSFSDDELTAIDEFAVESDTNLWKQKV
- a CDS encoding inositol-3-phosphate synthase, with protein sequence MSSHPIRVAIVGVGNCAASLVQGVQYYKDADPADTVPGLMHVEFGPYHVGDVEFVAAFDVDGKKVGVDLSDAILASENNTIKIADVPPTGVTVQRGHTLDGLGKYYLETIEESTEEPVDVVQALKDAKVDVLVCYLPVGSQAAAEFYAQAAIDAGVAFVNALPVFIAGTKEWADKFTAAGVPIVGDDIKSQIGATITHRVMAKLFEDRGVTLDRTYQLNVGGNMDFKNMLERDRLESKKISKTQAVTSNVEAELAAKDVHIGPSDYVQWLDDRKWAFVRLEGRNFGDAPVSLEYKLEVWDSPNSAGVIIDAIRAAKIGLDRGIGGPLLSASSYFMKSPPEQFNDDLAREKVEAFIRGDVER
- a CDS encoding DUF559 domain-containing protein codes for the protein MLAYQDETMDWEGIRISTPARTWLDLCRLLPIEHAVAVGDQLVRLPHDGLELRAKPWATIQELREMLRRHPKMQGIVKARAAVELIRVGADSAPETFLRLALVDAGLPEPELQVRVVADDPYSPAADLGYRRRRIGIQYDGAHHLTREQQSRDNRRDACFHTAGWHYFKFNADDLANDFRRAAGLVRAALRES